The uncultured Methanobrevibacter sp. sequence TTCGCCAGCTTCTCTACCAGCGATTTTAACACATACTCTACCTACTTCGATTGATGCCATTTATATCACCTTTAATGTTTGAATAATGATTTCTGATACATTTTCAGGATTGAAAGTATCAGTATTTATAATTAAATCATAGATATCCATATTAGAAATGTCTATATTATGGATTTCTAGGTATCTTAAGGCTTCACTTTTTTCACGAATAATTATTTCGTTTTTAGCTACATCCACAGTTTTATCTTCTCTTTCAGCTATTCGTTTAGATCGAACATCAAATGGAGTTACTAACCAAAGTCTTAAATCAGCATTATCAACAAAGAATGCTGATAACCTGCCCTCAATTATTAAGTTATCTGCTTCCTTAGCTTTTTGAGCTTGCCTTCTATCAATTTCTTTATCAATATCATCATTACCTTCGGCAAATTCACTAAATTCAAGAACACTCATACCTCTTTCTGCAGCCATTTCTCTGAAAACAAAACCTGCAGAGATATAAGGAATATTCAACTTCTCTGAAAGTAATTCAGCAGTAGTTGTTGTTCCGGTTCCAGCTAACCCACCGATAGTAATTATCATTATTTTCTAGCCTCGTTTTTGAAATGTTTACGAGCACAGCTTGAACATAAGTACCCACCGAAAGGACGGTTAGGTCTTTTAGCTGTTTTGGATAATTT is a genomic window containing:
- the cmk gene encoding (d)CMP kinase, which produces MIITIGGLAGTGTTTTAELLSEKLNIPYISAGFVFREMAAERGMSVLEFSEFAEGNDDIDKEIDRRQAQKAKEADNLIIEGRLSAFFVDNADLRLWLVTPFDVRSKRIAEREDKTVDVAKNEIIIREKSEALRYLEIHNIDISNMDIYDLIINTDTFNPENVSEIIIQTLKVI